A genomic window from Diospyros lotus cultivar Yz01 chromosome 2, ASM1463336v1, whole genome shotgun sequence includes:
- the LOC127793722 gene encoding subtilisin-like protease SBT2.4, translating into MASLRYRVVLSFVFFIYCFAAEERYIYLVLMEGNPVAFHRAGSMPLKEGRKFDPNSEVSKAYAKSLVDSHDQLLESTLDTGSYSKLYSFKHIVNGFAVHTTRSQAKKIKKAHGVRLVEKDRGAKLMTTYTPDFLGLPRGVWAQEGGERNAGEGIVIGFVDSGINPLHPSFAYDHHPEDPLTRNLSHFSGACEGGPLFPTNSCNRKIVSARSFSAGAQAAVTLNASAGDFLSPVDAAGHGSHVASIAAGNYKVPVIMNGFFYGHASGMAPRARIAVYKAIYPSVGTLADVVAAGDQAIQDGVDILVLSIGPDAPPEDTLTFLNAFDLFMLYARKAGVCVVQAAGNQGPNPYTVVSYSPWAMGVAACTTDRTYPATLILGNAQKIGGVGLSEPTFGSGLLQFRLVLAKDAVKANGTFPRRADYIEECQYPEALNPILVLGSVVICTFSAGFYNGTSSVTAIIETGRALGFMGFVLLANPDYGDFIAEPIPFSVPGIMIPKTSDAQIVSQYYKENTIRDEGGSVTSYRGRAAIAEGRVASYKGLAPVVSRFSSRGPDFINNKRDPTDVLKPDILAPGHQIWAAWSPMSVSEPILSGQNFALLSGTSMATPHVAGIAALVKQKNPSWTPAMIASAMLTTALKHDNNGETIMAQGDDLYSLYPSTSFDFGAGLVNAAASLDPGLVFPSDYEDYINFLCSLPNMDPTTVRTATGGLCDRALDSPSDLNIPSVTISALVGFRSVRRSLKSVGTKPETYLCAVQQPRGVTVNLNPSWFTIAPQGSQELEIQLNATQVLGDFSFGEIVLTGSLDHIVKMPLSVLPVSLS; encoded by the exons ATGGCTTCTTTGAGGTATAGAGTGGTTCTCTCCTTCGTGTTCTTCATCTATTGCTTCGCAGCAGAAGAGCGATATATATACTTGGTCCTAATGGAAGGCAATCCGGTTGCATTTCATCGAGCTGGCTCGATGCCTCTcaaagaaggaaggaagttTGATCCAAACAG TGAAGTTTCAAAGGCTTATGCAAAGAGCTTGGTGGACTCTCATGACCAGCTCCTAGAGAGCACTCTAGATACAGGAAGCTACAGCAAGCTCTACAGCTTCAAACATATTGTTAATGGCTTTGCAGTCCACACAACCCGTTCGCAg gcgaagaagatcaagaaggcTCATGGAGTGAGGTTGGTGGAGAAAGACAGAGGTGCCAAGTTGATGACCACTTACACTCCTGATTTCTTAGGGTTACCACGAGGAGTCTGGGCGCaagaaggaggagaaagaaatgcAGGTGAAGGTATAGTGATCGGTTTCGTCGATTCGGGAATCAACCCTTTGCACCCTAGCTTTGCTTACGATCATCATCCCGAAGATCCTTTGACTCGGaatctttctcatttttctggGGCTTGTGAGGGGGGTCCTCTATTCCCCACAAATTCCTGCAACCGTAAAATAGTTTCTGCAAGGTCTTTCTCGGCTGGGGCTCAAGCAGCTGTAACTCTTAATGCCTCAGCTGGAGATTTCCTCTCGCCAGTTGATGCAGCTGGGCATGGCAG tCACGTGGCATCAATTGCTGCCGGAAATTATAAAGTGCCGGTTATCATGAATGGCTTCTTCTATGGGCATGCCAGTGGGATGGCGCCACGTGCACG AATTGCTGTTTACAAGGCTATATATCCAAGCGTGGGGACTCTAGCTGATGTGGTAGCCGCAGGCGATCAA GCAATACAAGATGGGGTAGATATCTTGGTACTCTCCATTGGACCAGATGCACCGCCAGAAGATACTCTGACCTTCTTGAATGCTTTTGATCTATTCATGTTATATGCAAGGAAGGCTGGAGTGTGTGTGGTGCAAGCTGCAGGAAACCAGGGTCCCAACCCTTACACTGTGGTGTCTTATAGCCCTTGGGCCATGGGTGTGGCGGCCTGCACCACAGACAGAACTTACCCTGCTACTCTTATTCTTGGAAATGCCCAGAAAATTGGTGGAGTGGGATTATCTg AGCCAACCTTTGGAAGTGGTTTGCTTCAGTTTAGGCTGGTCTTGGCTAAAGATGCAGTCAAGGCAAATGGGACATTCCCAAGAAGAGCAGATTACATAGAGGAGTGTCAATATCCAGAAGCACTGAATCCTATTCTAGTTCTTGGCAGTGTTGTCATTTGCACCTTCTCAGCTGGCTTCTACAATGGCACTTCTTCTGTCACCGCCATTATTGAAACAGGAAGGGCTCTAGGGTTCATGGGTTTTGTGCTTCTTGCAAATCCAGACTATGGCGATTTCATTGCAGAGCCAATTCCATTTTCTGTTCCTGGCATAATGATCCCAAAAACCAGTGATGCACAG ATTGTGTCACAGTATTATAAGGAGAATACCATTAGAGATGAGGGAGGATCTGTGACAAGCTATAGGGGAAGAGCAGCCATAGCTGAAGGAAGAGTTGCTTCTTACAAGGGGTTGGCACCTGTAGTGAGCAGATTCTCTTCAAGGGGGCCCGACTTCATCAACAATAAAAGGGATCCCACAGATGTACTCAAGCCTGATATTTTAGCTCCAGGCCACCAGATTTGGGCAGCTTGGAGCCCCATGAGTGTATCAGAACCTATCCTATCCG GACAAAATTTTGCGCTGCTGTCTGGCACAAGCATGGCGACTCCGCACGTTGCGGGCATCGCTGCGCTGGTTAAGCAGAAGAACCCCTCATGGACGCCCGCCATGATCGCTTCAGCAATGCTAACCACTGCTCTCAAACATGACAACAATGGAGAGACCATAATGGCTCAAGGAGATGATCTCTATAGCTTATACCCTTCTACTTCTTTTGATTTTGGTGCTGGACTTGTCAATGCCGCCGCCTCCCTCGATCCTGGCCTTGTCTTTCCTTCAG ACTACGAGGACTACATCAATTTCTTGTGCTCTCTTCCAAACATGGACCCTACAACAGTTAGAACAGCAACCGGCGGACTGTGTGATCGGGCCTTAGACAGCCCCTCTGATCTAAACATCCCATCGGTGACCATATCGGCGCTTGTTGGATTCCGGTCGGTGAGACGGAGCTTGAAGAGTGTGGGTACCAAGCCAGAGACTTACCTGTGTGCAGTGCAACAGCCAAGAGGCGTGACGGTTAACTTGAATCCATCTTGGTTTACAATTGCTCCACAGGGAAGCCAAGAGTTGGAGATTCAACTCAATGCGACACAAGTTTTAGGGGATTTTAGCTTTGGGGAGATCGTGTTGACGGGAAGTTTGGATCACATTGTGAAGATGCCCTTGTCGGTTTTGCCTGTTTCCTTGTCATAA